From Deinococcus aquiradiocola:
CCTCACCTCCCGCTACGACGAGTACTTCCGGACGTACAGCGGGAACCTGCTGATCGTCGAGGCGGGCGAGATCGATTTCGTGGGCGACCCGGCGCACGAGCAGGACCTGATGACCCGCATTCACGAGGCGCTCGGCGAGAGTTCCGCCGCCGACTGAAGTTCCGGGCGGACCGCCCGCCGCCCCCCGTTCCACCCGCCCCCGCCCCGGCGTTCGCAGTCCGTCCGGTCCACCCCTGGAGTTTCATGTACATCGCCATTTCCGGCAACATCGGCAGCGGCAAGAGCACCCTGACGGGTATGCTCTCCGCGCGGTACGGTCTCACGCCCGTCTACGAGGCCTTCGAGGAGAACCCGTACCTGCAGGACTTCTACGCCGACATGCGCCGGTACAGCTTTCACAGTCAGGTGTTCTTCCTCAGCAAGCGCCTGTCGCAGCACCTGACGCTCGTGAACGGCGCCGAGCGCGTCATTCAGGACCGGACGGTGTTCGAGGACGCGAACGTCTTCGCCCGCAACCTGTACGAGGCCGGGCAGATGGAGGAACGCGACTGGCGCACGTACGGCGGCCTGTACGGCGGCATCCTGCCCGCCCTGCGCACGCCGGACCTGCTGATTCATATCGACGCGGGCCTGCCGGTCCTGCGCAGCCGCATCCAGCGGCGCGGACGCGGGTACGAGCAGGACATCCCAGACGACTACCTGGAGCGCCTGAACCGCCTGTACGACGTGTGGGTGAACGCGTACCATCACAGTCCGCTGCTGCGCATTC
This genomic window contains:
- a CDS encoding deoxynucleoside kinase, whose product is MYIAISGNIGSGKSTLTGMLSARYGLTPVYEAFEENPYLQDFYADMRRYSFHSQVFFLSKRLSQHLTLVNGAERVIQDRTVFEDANVFARNLYEAGQMEERDWRTYGGLYGGILPALRTPDLLIHIDAGLPVLRSRIQRRGRGYEQDIPDDYLERLNRLYDVWVNAYHHSPLLRIPGDEVDFVADPEGFGWVCRQIEARGLREPMLR